ACGGCACCTTCGTGAACGGTGCCCGGGTCGAGGCCGCGCTGCTGCACGACGGCGACGTCGTCACCATCGGCAACATCGACCTCGTCTTCGCCGACGGCACGCTGGCACGTCGGGAGGAGACGGCGGCGGCGACGGCCGCCGGGGGCCTCGACGTGCGCGGGGTGACGTGGACGATCGAGGGCAACAAGCAGCTGCTGGACGACATCTCGCTGATCGCGCGCCCGGGAATGCTGACGGCCGTCATCGGTCCGTCGGGTGCCGGCAAGTCGACATTCGCCAGGTTGGTGGCCGGGTACACACACCCGACCGCCGGCACGGTGGTGTTCGAGGGCCACAACGTGCACGCCGAATATGCCTCGCTGCGCAGCAGGATCGGCATGGTGCCGCAGGATGACGTGGTGCATGGTCAGCTGACCGTGAAGCAGGCGCTGATGTATGCCGCCGAACTGCGGCTGCCGCCGGACACCACCAAGGCCGACCGCGAGCAGGTGGTTGCCCGAGTGCTCGAGGAACTCGAGATGTCCAAGCACCTCGAGACCCGGGTCGACAAGTTGTCCGGCGGCCAGCGCAAGCGCGCGTCGGTGGCGCTGGAGCTGCTGACCGGGCCGTCGCTGCTGATCCTGGACGAACCGACATCCGGCCTGGACCCCGCGCTGGACCGGCAGGTCATGACCATGCTGCGGCAGTTGGCCGACGCCGGTCGGGTGGTGCTCGTGGTCACTCACTCGCTGACCTATCTGGACGTCTGTGATCAGGTTCTGCTGCTGGGCCCCGGCGGTAAGACCGCGTTCTGCGGGCCGCCCAGCCAGATCGGCGCGGCGATGGGGACGACCAACTGGGCCGACATATTCAGCACGGTCGCCGACGACCCGGACGCGGCCAAGGCCCGGTACCTGGCGCGCACGGGTCCGCCCCCGCCACCGCCACCCGCGGAAGAACCCGCCGAGCTGGGCGAGCCGACGCATACCAGCCTGTTCCGGCAGTTCTCCACGATCGCCAGGCGACAGGTTCGGCTGATCGTCTCAGACCGGGGCTACTTCATCTTCCTCGCGCTGTTGCCGTTCATCATGGGTTCGCTGTCCATGTCGGTGCCCGGAGATGTCGGCTTTGGCAGGCCAAACCCGATGGGCAGCGCACCCACCGAGCCGGGGCAGATCCTGGTGCTGCTCAACGTTGGTGCGGTCTTCATGGGGACCGCGCTCACCATCCGCGACCTCATCGGTGAGCGCGCTATCTTCCTGCGCGAACAGGCGGTTGGTCTGTCCACCTCCGCGTACCTGTTGGCAAAGGTCTGCGTCTACACCGTGTTCGCGATCATCCAGTCGGCGATCGTTACCGCGATCGCGGTGGGCGGCAAGGGCGGCCCCACTCAGGGTGCGGTGGCATTGGGTATTCCGGCCCTGGAGCTGTTCGCTGACGTCGCTATGACCTGTGTCGCCTCGGCGATGCTCGGGTTGGCGTTGTCGTCGGTGGCCAAGTCCAACGAACAGATCATGCCCCTGCTCGTCGTGGCGGTCATGTCGCAGCTGGTGTTCTCCGGCGGCATGATTCCCGTCACCGCGCGTATCGGGCTTGACCAGATGTCCTGGGCCACGCCGGCCAGATGGGGTTTCGCGGCGTCAGCCTCCACCATCGACCTGCTCAGCTTGGAGGATAAGGTCCCGTCGGTCCCGATGGACTCGCACTGGCGTCACACGCCCGGCGCGTGGTGGTTCGACATGGGCATGCTGGCGGCACTGAGCATCGTTTACCTCGGCTTTGTGCGCTGGAAGATTCGTCTCAAGGGCGGCTGATCACTCGCCGATTCCGCCGAGTCGCTGAGATCACGGGTGACCGCGGTCATAATCAACCCTCGTGAGCAGCCCAGTGTCCCCCGAGGTGGGGCCGCCCGCCCATCTAGCGACTGGCATCATCAAGGCGCTGCGACCTCGGCAATGGATCAAGAACGTTCTGGTGGTTGGCGCGCCCGTGGCCACCGTCGGCGGTAATCACGACTACCGGGATGTTCTCTGCAAGGTGGTCGTCGCGATCGTCGTGTTCTGCCTGGCCGCCTCGTCGATTTATCTGATCAACGACGTCCGCGATGTGGAGGCCGACCGGCAGCATCCCGTCAAACGGTTTCGTCCCATCGCGGCCGGGGTGGTCTCACCGGCACTGGCCTGCACCTTGGCGATCGTGCTCGCCGGTGCCTCGTTCGCCATCTCAGCGATGACTGCCCAGGCGCTCGGGCTGGTCATCACGATCTACCTCGCGATGCAGCTCGGCTACTGCTTCGGTCTCAAACACCAAGCGGTGCTCGACATATGCATTGTCGCGTCGGCGTACCTGATCCGCGCGATCGCGTGCGGCGCGGCGACCGGCATTTCGGTGTCGCCGTGGTTCCTGGTGGTGATGGCGTTCATGGCGTTGTTCATGGTGGCGGGCAAGCGTTACGCAGAGCTGCAGCTCGCCGAGCGTACCGGCGCCAAGATTCGCAAGTCGCTCGACAGCTACAGCGGTGCCTACCTTCGATTCGTTTGGACCATGTCGGGCACCGCCGTCGCACTGTTCTACGGGCTATGGGCATTCGAGCAGGACGGGCACGCCGTGTCGTGGTTTGCGGTCTCGGCGATCCCGATCACGATCGCAATCCTGCGCTACGCCGTGGACATCGACGGCGGCCTGGCCGGTGAACCCGAAGGCATCTTCCTGGGCGACCACGTCATACAGCTAATGATCGTCGCTTGGATCGCGACGGTCTGCGCCGCAATCGCTTTCGGTTGAGACGTGCGGGTCCTCGAGCTCCCGCAGCCGTTCGGAGACGCGCGACATGGGCAACGGAAGCGCCCGCGGACGCGGCCCCGCGCGGCTGCTGTGCTCCTGGACGCCCCAACCCGCGCCGAGGTCGACGAGTAGCAGCGCAAACAGCACGCCCGCCGCCGTGACGGGCAATCCCAGGTAGAGCATCCACCCCACCGGCATTCCGGCTCGGCTGAGCGTGAAGTAGCGCAGTAGGAGCGTGAGAGCGACAATCCCCCCAATCACCACCACCACGACCTTGGTTTTCATTCGGATGTTCCTCCTCGGAGGCTGCTGCCGGTCACAGCGCTCATGCGGCAAGCCGACACCGAGGGCGTCGCCACCGATCCCGACATCAGCAAAACGCCTTGTGGCACAACGCTGTTGATTTCGGCGCGTTGGCCGTCCCGAGCAGGGCCAGTGGTCTGTCTGCGGCGCCGCTCAGCAGGTCCGGTCGGACCCGGGCCATCTATGGTGGTCATTTGCGCGTTCCTCTGTGCTGCCGTCGATCAACGTGAGGCGTACCGATGGGTATTGCCCAAAATGGTGCGAAACACACCACGTTTAGGCACTCCGCAATCTGGATGTTTCGTTGTCGTCGCTGGGAACTAGCGCATCCAAGCGATGTTTGCGGGTGCAGGCACCACCGGCGCCGGTCGCTTCGGCCGGAAGAACAGGGAACCCGCGACGGCACGGTCGCGCAGCGCGGCCGCGCGCCACGTGTTTACCGGGTGCGAGGACAACATGTTGGCCAGCCAGACGAAGAATCCGGCCTCGGAGCCGGCCCGGTCGGCCATGCCGTCGAAATCAACCGACCTGAGCAGATACTTCCCGGCGCTGAGCACACCGATGGTTCGCTGGGCTCCGGTGGGACGAAGCGCGTATCCGTAATTGTCGGCTGTGTATTCCATTGACCGCGAGAGCGTCTGGCCGAGGAACGGGATCTTCATTGCCAGCTGACCGAGCTGGCGCCAATAGGAGGCGTGCCCCGCGGCAATGTGGCCGACCTCGTGGCCGATGACGAAAGCCAGCGCTTCGGGATCGCGGGCCTGGCCGCCGATCTCGAACAGGTCGCTGTAGACCACCACATAGCGACGGAAGCCGTGCCCGCTGGAAAAGGCGTTGATGAGGCCGTTGCCCAGCACGACATAGGCGTCCGGTACTTCACTGAGACCGAACCGCTGGGCCGCCTCAACGACGAGCCAGTAGCCCTCGGGAAACTGGGTGGGTGACATCTTGACGCCGTTAGCTCGTTGCCGGCCGTAGGTCAACCCGCGGAGCAAGTACAGCACGACCGGCGTGGCCAGGACCGAAAGCCAGAGCAAGCTGACGCTACCGGACAGCACCATCACGCACGCGAGTAGATAGAGCAGGACGCTGGACGCGATGACCAGCACCAGAAGTCCGATCTCCCAGGGATGGCGATGGGGTCGTTCCGGGTAGCCTGCCGCGGGTTGTCCGGGTCGGGGCGGCGCGCCGTAGAAGGGGTGGGGAGCGGGTGGGTAAGCGTTCGCCGGCGATTCCACGATGGCCATGACGGTTTTCGGACTCCTCTGCGATGTCGTTTGTTGCCGTTTGTTGCGGACGGCTTAGAGTCCGAGGCCACCCTTGGAGGATTCTCAACGAATTCTTGGCATAGTCGAGGGTCTCAACCGGCCGCGGTGTTAGCCAGCCATCGCTGGGCGATAGCAATGCAGCGAACGCGGCTCACCGTGTTGTCGGGAGTCAGCGCGTAATTGACGATGCTGATGGCCGGCCGCGCTTCCGGGATTACCGCCTGAGGTTGTTGCGTGTCGGGTTCGCCCGAGTGAGGCGTTGCAGTATCCGCCGGCCACTGAGTTCGAAGACCTCATCGGGCACCACGGTGGACGATTCACCGCAACACCGACTCCGCACCGGCAGGCGGATCGTGCCGGAGATGGCGGTCGGGCTCTTCGCCCACGACCGAGACGTTACCGAGACAGGGCGAAGCAAGCCCGCACCAGGACAAGATGTTCACCTGCGACGCGTGGATCCGGTCGCGATGCCCGATTCACGCTTGCTCGAACGACTCGTCGTGGTCGACGAACTACCCGATCATCCAGAGGAAGATCCTCGCGTGTTGAAACGTTTGCGCGTGGTTTTGTCGGGCAGTTCGATGAAGCATCCTCGACGTTTGTGTGATTGAGCGCGGGGGCGGGGTGTCGCCTGTTGCCTCATGTCAAGATGCGCGCGTAGGTGGATTCGTTGCCTCACGTAAACGTGCGCGCTTGTTGACCTGGGGTTGGGCGGTGGGGCCGGTCTTGGTGGTGGTGAGGGTGAGTAGCTGGGCGGTCAGGGCTTGGAGCTGGCGCTGGGTGGCGGCGGGATTGATCAGGGAGTAGGTCCGGGTCAGCGCCACGATGCGCTCCACGGGCGTGGTTGGGTGCGCGATCGTGCGATGAAACGGGGTGGTCGCCTCGTCATGTTTCTTGGATACCTTGGCTCCTTTGCGGACCTTGGATATCAGTTTCTGCTGTGGGTAGAAGTAGTTGGTCAGTTTGGACTGAAGCTGCCAGATCTCGTTGAGTAACAACAGTTCTGCGGCGGTGTCGTAGCGGTGGTAGCCGACGGTGGCGCGCACTACCGTCCAGTTCTTCTGCTCGACGTGACAGCCGTCGTTCTTGTTGCCCGGCCGCGCC
This is a stretch of genomic DNA from Mycobacterium lacus. It encodes these proteins:
- a CDS encoding FHA domain-containing protein → MMSQAAPPVLTVRYNGAERTFAAGHDVVVGRDLRADVRVGHPLISRAHLVLRFDQGRWVAIDNGSLNGLYVNNRRVPGVDIHDGQQVNIGNPDGPALTFEVGRHQGSVGRPPQTTSLRIVNPPSGSVPSQAPPQAGAHWPGQPPQPPPTSRLQPAQPPSGPQPAHPSAPQPRYPTGGHPLRPPSGPQPAPQIYRPPTQSQVPLAPPGGRGGETGNIATSMMKILRPGRPSGELPPGSVRIGRADDNDIVIPEVLASRHHATLVPTPGGIEIRDNRSINGTFVNGARVEAALLHDGDVVTIGNIDLVFADGTLARREETAAATAAGGLDVRGVTWTIEGNKQLLDDISLIARPGMLTAVIGPSGAGKSTFARLVAGYTHPTAGTVVFEGHNVHAEYASLRSRIGMVPQDDVVHGQLTVKQALMYAAELRLPPDTTKADREQVVARVLEELEMSKHLETRVDKLSGGQRKRASVALELLTGPSLLILDEPTSGLDPALDRQVMTMLRQLADAGRVVLVVTHSLTYLDVCDQVLLLGPGGKTAFCGPPSQIGAAMGTTNWADIFSTVADDPDAAKARYLARTGPPPPPPPAEEPAELGEPTHTSLFRQFSTIARRQVRLIVSDRGYFIFLALLPFIMGSLSMSVPGDVGFGRPNPMGSAPTEPGQILVLLNVGAVFMGTALTIRDLIGERAIFLREQAVGLSTSAYLLAKVCVYTVFAIIQSAIVTAIAVGGKGGPTQGAVALGIPALELFADVAMTCVASAMLGLALSSVAKSNEQIMPLLVVAVMSQLVFSGGMIPVTARIGLDQMSWATPARWGFAASASTIDLLSLEDKVPSVPMDSHWRHTPGAWWFDMGMLAALSIVYLGFVRWKIRLKGG
- a CDS encoding decaprenyl-phosphate phosphoribosyltransferase — protein: MSPEVGPPAHLATGIIKALRPRQWIKNVLVVGAPVATVGGNHDYRDVLCKVVVAIVVFCLAASSIYLINDVRDVEADRQHPVKRFRPIAAGVVSPALACTLAIVLAGASFAISAMTAQALGLVITIYLAMQLGYCFGLKHQAVLDICIVASAYLIRAIACGAATGISVSPWFLVVMAFMALFMVAGKRYAELQLAERTGAKIRKSLDSYSGAYLRFVWTMSGTAVALFYGLWAFEQDGHAVSWFAVSAIPITIAILRYAVDIDGGLAGEPEGIFLGDHVIQLMIVAWIATVCAAIAFG
- a CDS encoding M48 family metallopeptidase encodes the protein MAIVESPANAYPPAPHPFYGAPPRPGQPAAGYPERPHRHPWEIGLLVLVIASSVLLYLLACVMVLSGSVSLLWLSVLATPVVLYLLRGLTYGRQRANGVKMSPTQFPEGYWLVVEAAQRFGLSEVPDAYVVLGNGLINAFSSGHGFRRYVVVYSDLFEIGGQARDPEALAFVIGHEVGHIAAGHASYWRQLGQLAMKIPFLGQTLSRSMEYTADNYGYALRPTGAQRTIGVLSAGKYLLRSVDFDGMADRAGSEAGFFVWLANMLSSHPVNTWRAAALRDRAVAGSLFFRPKRPAPVVPAPANIAWMR